A window of Oncorhynchus nerka isolate Pitt River linkage group LG4, Oner_Uvic_2.0, whole genome shotgun sequence contains these coding sequences:
- the lhfpl2a gene encoding LHFPL tetraspan subfamily member 2a protein produces the protein MCHVIVTCRSMLWTLLSIVVAFGELIAFMSTDWLVGFPRTPDAVFGPHGATAAGEAYRPTLGIYGRCIKLPHLRRGVLCGPYAVHFGEIASGFWQAAAIFLAAGILLLCAVAFISVFTMCFQSIMKKSIFNVCGLLQAIAGLFLILGLMLYPAGWGSDKVQLYCGQDAAPYQAGLCTMGWAFYTAMGGTVLTFICAVFSAQAEIATSSDKVQEEIEEGKSLICLL, from the exons atgtgCCACGTGATCGTGACCTGTCGCTCCATGCTGTGGACTCTACTCAGCATCGTGGTCGCCTTCGGAGAGCTCATCGCCTTCATGAGCACCGATTGGCTGGTGGGCTTCCCCCGGACACCGGACGCCGTCTTCGGCCCTCATGGTGCCACAGCGGCTGGCGAGGCCTACCGGCCCACCCTGGGCATCTACGGCCGCTGCATCAAGCTGCCCCACTTGCGGCGCGGTGTGCTATGTGGGCCGTACGCCGTGCACTTTGGGGAGATCGCCAGCGGGTTCTGGCAGGCGGCGGCCATCTTCCTGGCGGCGGGTATCCTGCTGCTGTGTGCCGTGGCCTTCATCTCTGTCTTCACCATGTGCTTccagagcatcatgaagaagagCATCTTCAACGTGTGTGGACTGCTGCAGGCCATCGCAG GTCTGTTTCTGATCCTGGGTCTGATGCTGTACCCTGCAGGCTGGGGTTCAGACAAGGTGCAGCTGTACTGTGGTCAGGACGCGGCTCCCTACCAGGCAGGGCTGTGTACCATGGGCTGGGCCTTCTACACAGCCATGGGAGGCACCGTGCTCACCTTCATCTGCGCTGTGTTCTCAGCCCAGGCCGAGATCGCCACGTCCTCAGACAAGGTGCAGGAGGAGATTGAGGAAGGCAAGAGCCTAATCTGCCTGCTCTGA